The genomic window CAACCGATGCCAAACTCTCATCATCCGAGCCGTAACAGAACAAGCCGGTGCGATGACGGAGCGCTGCATCCACTGGATCCAATAGCTGCCTGGCTTGCTCCACCGTTGCCCCTCGGGCCGTGATCCGTAGTTTCACCTCTCCCAGGCCGGCATACGGGGCCACTGTTGGATTGCCCTGCTCAAGCAAATCAGCCACCTCTTCAGCAAGCGTGGATTCAGCAATTCCTGTAAACCGCAACAGCCGACTCACAAAGATGTCAGCAAGTCCTCCGTGCTGACGCAGCCATGGCACGGCTGTCTGGGACCACATCTGCTTCATTTCAGAAGGCACACCCGGAAAGGTGAGCACAGTGAACCCCGGCCGAGGACACCAGATCATCCCCGGCGCAGTACCGGAAGGATTTGGAAGGATTTCAGCTCCACGAGGGAACAACGCCTGTTTGCGATTGCTGATTGCAGAAATGCTGCCGCCAGCAGTGAGCTTGGCCTGAATCTCGAACCAAAGTTCTGGACGTTCCTCAAGCGGCGTATCAAAAGCAGCCGCCAAAGTTTCAGTAGTCAGATCATCAGGCGTTGGTCCGAGGCCACCAGTGGTGATCAGAATCCGACTGCGATCAACAGCCTCCAAAACTGATTCTTTGAGACGTTCAACGTTGTCTCCTACAACAGTTTGGCGGTAATGAGGGAGCCCCAGAGCAGCCAGCTCCTCAGCTAACCAACGTGCATTGCTGTTAAGGATGTTGCCAAGCAACAGCTCCGTGCCAATGCAAAGGATCTCAACACCATGCCTAGCCGAAGCTTCAGCCATGACCATCGCGATAGGCACGTGGATCACTAGGAGCTGCAAGGGGGCTAGAAGGGTCTACGAAAACACCTTCAGCACTACGTTGACGACGGCTGATCACGACTGTCGCCACGAGAATGGCTGTCGCTAAAGCCAGCCACAAAAAACGCATTTCAGCATTGGCCACCACGAGGGCCAATGCTGCTAGCCATTGTGTAAACACGTAGATCAACAACACCGTTCGGCGATGACTGAAGCCGGCGCGCAGCAGACGGTGATGAAGATGGCGACGATCAGGGTAAAAGGGAGAACGGCCTTCCCGCAAACGCCCCATAATCACCGCCGACATATCAGCCAAAGGTAGAGACAAAATCAACAGTGGCAGCAACAAACTGACGGTGGTGAGTCCCTTGGCTGGTCCCACGATGCTGATTGCTGCCAAGGTAAAACCAAGGAAATAGGAGCCGCCATCACCCATAAAAATGCGGGCTGGATTGAAGTTATGGCGCAGAAAACCAAGACAACAGCCCGCCAAAGCAGCTGCCAGAAAACCTGCAGCCACTTGATGAAGTGAAAAACTGACCGACACAAGACCAACAGCGGCAATACCAGCCACTCCTGCCGCAAGACCATCAAGACCATCTAGCCAATTGATGGCATTGGTAATACCCACAAGCCACACCAGCGTGGCAGCAAGGCTAAGCAAATCCGGCAAGGCAATTAAAGAAGAGCCTTCCCCCAACCAAGGCAACTCAATCGTTCCAATGCGTACCCCCTGAGTCCACATCGCAAACGCAACGGCCACCTGTCCTGCCAAACGAGGCCAAGGAGACAAAACGAACAAATCATCTGCTAGGCCAATCACAAAAAAGCAAAGAGCCCCCGCCAGCGTGGACCAGATCAGCTGATCCTTCGCAGGCGCAAGTAAACCAAACCCCCCCAGCCCCCATGTCACTGCCAGAGCCAAACCAAATCCCAGCACCATGGCGATGCCACCAAGACGCACCATCGGAGTGCTGTGCTGCTTGCGGGAATCAGGCTGATCAGTGAGACCGAGGTGAAGGCCTAGCGCCCGCACGAGTGGGACAACCAAAGTGGTAAGCACAGCAGCTATCACAAAGCTCGCCGTAGCAAACGCAAAGGGGCTGCTCGCGAGAGTCAAGTTTGCTCCTGTAGCAAGCGACCTTAAGAAGGGCCGATGGAATGAATCCTAGGCAGAGCAAACCTGTGATTCCAGAGCGAAGGGCCAGTCAAGCAAGCGCTGGCTGGAGGACATCCCTGTAGAGAGGGAAACGGCCACAAAGTTGTCTCACCCGTTCCAAGCACTGCGCCTTGATCGATTCATCTTGCGGTTTAAGCAAACGATCTGCAATCACATCAGCAACCTCACGGAATGCCTCATCATCAAAGCCACGAGTTGTGAGGGCCGCCGTGCCCAAGCGCAGACCACTGGTCACAAAAGGCGACTCAGGATCAAAGGGCACTGTGTTCTTATTGGCGGTGATGTTCACTTCACTGACAAGCAAATCAGCAACCTTCCCGGTCATCCCAATGCTGCGCAAATCCAGCAAGACAAGGTGATTATCTGTTCCTCCACTCACCACCGCAATCCCGCGCTCCTGAATGCGACCAGCAAGAACCTGGGCATTCGCCACCACCTGACAGCTATAAACCTGGAACTCTGGCTGAAGAGCTTCTCCTAAGGCCACAGCCTTGGCTGCAATCACATGTTCCAAAGGGCCGCCCTGACTGCCAGGAAACACTGCCTTGTCAAACTTACGGCCAAAGTCCGCATCACGACAAAGGATTAAGCCGCCTCTGGGGCCACGCAATGTCTTGTGGGTGGTCGTCGTCACCACATCACAGTGGGCGATAGGACTCGGATGGACCCCAGCCGCAACAAGGCCGGCAATGTGTGCCATGTCCGCCAACAAGTAAGCGCCCACCTCATCAGCGATGCTGCGAAAAGCAGCAAAATCGATCGTGCGGGGATAGGCCGAGTAGCCGCAGATGATCAGTTGAGGACGCTCTTTCAGGGCCAGCTGACGAACAGCCTCCATGTCGAGCTGCTGACTATCACGCTCCACGCCGTAATGAACGACCTTGAACCACTTGCCGCTGACATTGACAGGAGAACCATGAGTGAGATGCCCCCCATGGGATAGATCCATCCCCATGATGGTGTCACCGGGCTGCAACAGCGCCAGGAAGACGGCGAAGTTGGCCTGCGCGCCACTATGAGGTTGCACGTTGGCCCAAGCCGCACCAAAGAGCCGCTGAGCACGCTCGATCGCCAACTCCTCAATCGCATCGACATGCTCACAACCGCCGTAATAGCGCTTATGGGGAAGACCTTCGGCGTACTTGTTGGTGAGAACAGAACCCTGAGCCTGCATCACAGCTTGAGAAGTGAAGTTCTCACTGGCTATCAGCTCTAGATGGGTCTCCTGACGTTGCCTTTCCTGATCGATCAAGCCTGCAATCGCCGGGTCGGAATCCGTCAGGGCAGCATTAATAGAAGCCAAGAAGCGATCCGTCATTTACAGAACCCAACAGTTTTCGGATCGTAGGCAATGGTTCTTCACGTCTTAAGCAAAGCCCTTAGCCCTAAGACTGCCGCCGGACCCAAGTGCAAAAAAAAACTGCCCGAAGGGCAGTTAATCAGCGCGCCTGGAGAGATTCGAACTCCCGACCCTCTGATCCGTAGTCAGATGCTCTAATCCGCTGAGCTACAGGCGCTTAGAAGGAAACATCAGACTTCATCATGGGGGCCTTCGTCAACCGAGTCTCATCCAAGCGCCACAATCGAGAGATCTACAAGGACACTGCTCATGCCAATTCGCTGGTACGGCAACGCCGACACAACCGACCCGACCTATCAACATTTCGCTCGAATCGTCAACTTCACCCTGCATGCCATGGCCTTTGCAGCTTTCAACAGTGGCCTTTGGTTCATTCAACAAATGCGCCACCCATGGCCACACTTGGATTGGTTCAGCGAAATCTGGCTTGCTGGACTCTTCATCCACCTTGCATTTGTAGTCGTCAAAAGACCCAAGGCCAAGACCACCGAAGAGCAAGCCTGATCCCAACATCAAGCCAGCATCCACCTAGCAAGACCATCACTTATGACAATCGATCCAGCAGATTTAAAAGAGCTACAACTATCCCTTGCCGATCGCATCTACCTTCAGATCGCCAGCTGGCACCTTTATCTGGGCGATGCAGGGCTTGCAGAAAACCTTGCCATCGAATGCAGCGTCAGGCTCAATGAAGGCGCCAATGTGGCAGCCCGCCAAGCCCTGGAATCAGTGCAAGTGCCCCTAGGTGGAGGGAGCACCCGCCTACCACTGGCGCGCCTAATCCCAGCCTCTCAACTTCGTGACCTTGAGGAGATCCTGGAGCCCTACTGCCGATAAGGTTGCTGCCATCCATGGAGGGCCAGTGCTGATCATCGAGGTCACCAACGCCCGTGAAGTGATGCGTCAACGCATCGGACCACTAGGGGAGCGACTCATCGGCAAAGTTGTCGATGCTGAGGACCAGGTGGAGAAAGCTCTGATTCAAGAGCTCGAAAACGCCTTCCAGGAATTCGGGATCGAAGCACGCATCGTTTCGGTACAGGGACCCCAGCTGGTGGGCCGAGACCATCTGGAGCTACCAATTCAAGTCCGTGAGGATCGCGAAGTTCGCCTCAGCGAGGAATAACTCTGTAACGCAGCTCCCGCGCTAGCTCACGCACCTCAGCGACACCAAGAGAGATGCTGATGAGAGCGAATACAGCAAGGCCGGTGATCACTGACAGACACACCTCAATCAAAAGTCCCAGCAGGTCCTGAGGCCATTGCATCAAGGTCGCCAGAGCCCAAGCCGCAAACCCTGCCGCCAGGCCAGCCCAAAGCACCTTGACGCCATCAAAAGCCCACCGTTGCAAAGGCAAGCCCCCTAGTCGCGAATGCAAGCCCACCAAGAGAGCTGCGCAGGTCAGCAGATTGATTGCAACCGTCGCCAGCACCAAACCGGTAGCCCCGAAATTGAATGGCAACTGAGGGCCCCAAGGGGTTGGGCCACCAACCAACAACCAATCAAACACCACATTCAAGCCAATCCCTGCCGTAGAAAGTCGGAAGGGGGTAGTGCCATCACCTAGGGCATAAAACACACGCACCAGCAGATCACGAGCTAGATAGGCAGGCATGCCCACGCCATAGGCCATCAGCAATCCACTCACCAAGCTGGCCGCCTGGGCATCAAAGGCCCCTCGCTCGTACACCAAAGCAACGATTGGGGTTCCAAGAGCCACGAACATGGCCCCCAGAGGAACCATGCTGGCCGTAGACAACATCAACCCCTGACGGATGCGAGTGACTAGTGCAGGCCGATCTTCCTGGGCAGTGAGCCTGGCAAATGTTGGCAGTAGTGGCACCAGCAATGCATTGGAGATCAGCCCCAAAGGCGTCTGTACCAAAAGATTGGCGTAGCCCAGACCAGCTGCCGCACCCAAAATGCCGGAAGCAAAAAACAGATCTGTAAAGACATTGATCTGCAACATGCCTGAAGAAAGGGTGGCCGGGCCCATGACCTGCCATACCTCCCGCACACCTGGATGATGCCAATCCCAAACCAACTTCATCTTGGTCAAGCCTTGCCTGATCAACGCCGGCAGTTGAATCAGCCACTGCAACAGGGCTCCCACCAAGGTGGCTAGTGCCAAAACAATGCCACCCCTAAGGGCGAACTGCATGGAGCCGATGTTCGTGCCGACCTGCCACCACAAAACTCCGACACCGACCACCAAAGCAAGACTGGACATGATTGGCGAAACCGCCGGAATCCAGAACTCATCAGCAGCATTAAGGGAGCCGAAGCCCAGGCCGATCAAACCTGCCAACAAAGCCATTGGTGCCATCACCTGAAGCTGAACCACAGCAATCCGATGCAGCTCAGGACTCAGACCTGGGCCCACCAAAGTGATCAACGGATTGGCTGCCAGCACTAATAGAGCCGTCAACAACAACAAAGCAGCACTAACCATGGTGTTGAGCGCCGCCAACACATGAGCGCTTTCCTGCCGCGGCCGTCTGCTGAGGACACTGACCATGGCGCTGTGGAAAGGACCGTTGATCCCACCCAGGAGAATCAACAGAAACCCCGGCAAGACGTAGGCGTAGTTGTAAGCGTCATAAGCCGCTCCCACCCCGAAGGCAGCCGCAATTACAAGCTGACGAACCAGCCCTCCCACCTTGCTTAGCAAGGTGCCGACTGTGACAACCAGAGCAATACGCTTTAAGGATCTCCCCATCCTTGGGCCTCAGACCATCTGATCATTTAGCAGCATTCTCAAGCCCTGCAAGCATCCCCATGACCAAGGCCATCCCGGAAGGATTGTTAGGGAGTCCACTGCTCACATTCCCACCACTCGATGAAGGAATATTGGTGAAGCGCTACAAGCGCTTCCTTGCCGATGTGGAGCTAGTCAGCGGCGAAATCGTGACAGCCCACTGCGCCAACACAGGCCCCATGACTGGTGTTCTTCATCCTGGAGGCAGAGTGAGAATCCGCCATGCGCCTTCTCCCAAGCGCAAGTTGGCCTGGACATGGGAGCAAGCGGAGGCACCCAGCGCCCAGGGCGGCCTCTGCTGGGTGGGTATCAACACAGCCTTGGCCAATAGCCTGATCAGAGCAGCGATTGAAGCCGGACACCTCAAGCAAGTCCTCGGTCCGATCGCAGCAATCCGTGCGGAAGTGACTTATGGAAGCAACCGACGCAGCCGCATTGACCTGTTTTTAACCCCTGATGCCAATTGCTCCGACACCAGACCCATTTACTTAGAGGTCAAGAACACCACCTGGATCGAAGACTCCTTAGCCCTCTTTCCCGACACGGTGACAGAACGAGGGCAAAAACATCTCAAAGAGCTAATCGGTGTGCTGCCAGAGTCCAGAGCAGTCTTGGTGCCCTGCCTCAGCCGCCACGATGTCCAAGCGTTCGCCCCAGGGGATAGCGCAGACCCTCGCTATGGCGAACTCTTTCGTCTGGCTCTTACAGCTGGCGTGGAAGTCATTCCCTGTTGCTTCGGATTTCACCTCGACAAGATCACCTGGGAAGGCCTTAGGCCTACCAAGACGACACAGAGTTGACACAGCAAAAAGAGCTCCAGATGTAACAAAATGAACTTTCACCCCCGCAAATAGACCTAAAAGCGTCCACCAATCCCATATTTCGTATCAACATGAACATAAAAAAATCCCAAGTTGAGCAAGTTTCTCCTTTGAGCTATCACAAAGGTTTCCAGCTCGTTTTGCAGATCTGCTTCTTCCAATGACAACTGCTCCGCTTCCGCGCTCCAGGCGGCGCACGGTACGCCTCCAGGAGGCCAGCCTCCTGGAGGGGCCAATGCTCCTCCTGCGCAGCATCCGTGGCTTCAGCTCCAATCGCTCACTGACGTGGCTGGCTTGCGTGCCCTTGGCTCTCTTCGGCCTAGGACTCTTCAACCTCTCGGCCCATGCCGCCGAGATGCCAGAACTGAATGCTGCCTTCCTAGCCAACAATCTCTGGCTTCTGGTTGCAACGATTCTGGTGATCTTCATGAATGCCGGCTTCGCGATGGTCGAAGCAGGAATGTGTCGTCAAAAAAACGCGGTCAACATTCTCGCCAAAAACCTATTTGTCTTTGCCCTAGCGGTATCGTCGTACTGGTTCATCGGCTATTCGCTGATGTACGGCGATCCTGTTTCGGCAGGATGGCTCTATTTCAACGGCCTGTTCTTTGATCCTGCTGTAACCCCTGAACTGATCAGCGAAGCAGGTCTTGTCCCAAGCGTCGACTTCCTCTTCCAAGCAGCCTTTGCAGGCACAGCTGCAACTATCGTCTCAGGACTCGTGGCAGAGCGCGTCAAGTTCGGCGAGTTCGTGGTGTTCTCCCTAGTGCTAACTGGTTTCATTTACCCAATCGCTGGCAGCTGGGAATGGAACGGGGGCTGGCTCAACACTGCCTTTGGCGAAGGCGTTGAATTCATTGATTTCGCAGGCTCCTCGATCGTTCACTCTGTCGGTGCCTGGGCAGGTCTGGTGGGAGCAATGCTGCTCGGTCCGCGCATCGGCAAATTTGTCGGTGGCAAGGCCCAAGCGATTCCAGGACACAACATGTCCATCGCCACCCTTGGCGCTCTAATCCTCTGGATCGGCTGGTATGGCTTTAATCCCGGTTCCCAGCTCGCCATGGATCAATGGGTCCCCTACGTGGCTGTAACAACCACACTCGCAGCTGCAGGTGGCGCCATCGGCGCAACGATCATTTCCACCCTCTGCTCCGGCAAGCCTGATCTAACGATGATCATCAACGGCATCCTTGCCGGCCTAGTGAGCATTACAGCTGGTTGTGGCAATCTCACGCTGGTAGGGGCCTGGGTTGCAGGCCTAATCGGTGGTTTCATTGTGGTGTTCTCGGTCTCAGCCCTTGACTCTTTAGGCATCGACGATCCAGTTGGAGCTTTCTCTGTCCACGGCATCTGTGGCATCTGGGGAACCCTCGTGATCGGCCTATGGGGCTTTGACATCCAAGGTGATGGTTCCGCCCTTGGGCTATTCGTTGGGGGTGGCGCAAGTCAGCTTTGGGCTCAATTTGTAGGCTGCGCTGCCTACGCCATCTGGACCGTGGTGACCTGTTGGATTGCCTGGTCTGTCATCGGAGCACTGTTTGGCGGTATCCGCGTAACAGAGGCTGAGGAAATCGAAGGTCTTGATATCGGTGAGCACGGTATGGAGGCTTATCCCGACTTCGCCTCAGCCGGCAACTAAACCCTGATCAACAACCTGAATCCCATTAAGCCCGACCCTGTGCCGGGCTTTTTTGTGCTTCAAAAGTGTTGAGCTGCCCATAGAGTCAGGAGATTGCTGCTGCCACGATGGATACACAAGCTTTCAAACGCTCACTCCATCACTCTGAGCGTTACAACCGTAGGGGCTTCGGGCGAGCCAACGAAGTCGCCAGCAACCTTGAGAAGGCCTACCAAAGCAGCCTAATTGGCTCGATTCGAGACAATGGGTATGTGCTTCAACATGGCCGGCTTCAGGTGAAATTGGCTGAGGCCTTTGGTTTCTGCTGGGGAGTAGAGAGAGCAGTTGCGATGGCCTATGAAACCCGTAGGCACTACCCAAGCGAGCGCATTTGGATTACTAACGAAATTATTCACAACCCTTCAGTGAATGAACACTTACGCGAAATGGACGTGCTGTTCATCCACGCTGAAGGAGGTGTCAAAGATTTTTCCTGCGTCAATGATGGCGATGTAGTGATCCTGCCCGCCTTCGGTGCCACTGTTCAGGAGATGGAGCTGCTTCATGAGCGTGGCTGTCACATCATCGACACCACTTGTCCATGGGTTTCCAAGGTGTGGCACACCGTGGAGAAACATAAGAAGCAAGAATTCACCTCAATTATTCATGGCAAGGTGAAGCATGAAGAAACCTTGGCCACCAGCTCCTTTGCAGGGACCTATCTAGTTGTTTTAGACCTTGATGAAGCCCAACTAGTCGCCGATTACATCCTGGGCCAAGGAGATCGTGCAGCGTTCATGAAACGCTTTGCTAAGGCATGCTCTGCAAACTTTGACCCAGATCAAGATCTCCAACGCCTTGGGGTAGCCAATCAGACCACCATGCTGAAAAGTGAAACCGAGGAAATCGGTCGTTTATTCGAGCGCACCATGCTCAGAAAATATGGCCCAATAGAGCTCAACAAACATTTCCTTTCCTTCAACACCATCTGTGACGCCACAGAGGAACGGCAACAAGCAATGTTCTCGCTAGTTGATGAGCCTCTAGATCTACTGGTGGTGATTGGTGGTTTCAACTCATCCAACACCACTCACCTACAGGAAATCGCCATCAGCCGAGGAATCCGATCCTTCCACATCGATACCCCAGAACGTATTGGTGATAACAACAGCATCCAACACAAGCCACTGGGAGAAGATCTGTTCATCGAAAGTAATTTTCTACCTGCTGGAAGCGTGAGCGTCGGCATCACCTCCGGAGCCTCAACACCCGATCGAGTAGTTGAACATGTGATTCAGAAGCTGATCGACCTAACCTCCGGCTGAACAACACCCTGGCTTTACATTTGTTAATATCCCAGGCCAACCCAGCCAGGGATGACCATCCGTGCCGCCCTTGTCGATACCTGCCGACCAATATCTGCGCCTCAGCGACAAATCCCAAGTCCGCTGCTATCGAAGTCATTTTTCCGATCGCATGGAGATGCTTGCGCCGCCAAAAAACGTGGCGGCATATCTTGACCACCATCAAGGCTGGTTTCAACGCTGTGCTGCACCCATGGAGGTCAAGGCCCTCGATGATCAGTCCTATCTCCTCACGCTTGGTCGATTCGGAAATTTTGGCTTTGAAGTGGAGCCTTGCATCGGCCTAAAGCTGCTTCCTCAGCAGCAAGGGCTCTACCAAATCATCAATGTGGACCTAACGCATCAAGATCTGCCCCTTTGTGATCACTACGATGTGGACTTCAAGGCTGGGCTGAAACTGGAGCCATCAGAAACAGAAGCCAGCAATACTGTCCAACAAACCACCATCGTGAACTGGGATTTGGATCTTTCGGTGTGGATCCAACTACCGAAAGTGATCACCCTGCTACCAGATGGTCTTGTACAGACAAGTGGTGACCAGCTGCTGAGGCAAGTCGTGCGACAAATCTCGCGCCGACTTACATGGAAGGTTCAAGAAGACTTCCATGCCACCCATGGACTGACCTGCCCACCACGTCGCCATGCAGCTTTCTGAGCGAGTCAACCCTGTTATCGCCTTGATCTGCAAACCGATTCTCTAAAGTGCTCACCTGCAATCCATGGTGATGATGGCCGGCTCCGAAACCCCTAAAGCAAAGGGATCTGACTCTGACCTAGGACCTCAAGCCAGTTCATCGTCAGAATCGATTAACTACTTCTCCGAATTTGGAATTCTCATACTCCGGCTCGGGGTCAGCATTTTGATGGTCCACAACGGATTAGAGAAGCTCCAAAATCCAGAAGGCTTCTCGGAATTTGTCATCAGCCAACACCTTAACTTCCTACCAGGCGACCCTATGCTGTGGACGTATGCAGCAGCTTTAACAGAAATCATTTGTCCAATTGGAATCGCTTTCGGACTTGCTACTAGGCTCTGTGCGCTTGGCCTTCTATCGACAATGGCTTTTGCCATTACATACCACTTATTTGATACTGGCCTGCAAGGCTTCCCCTTCGCCGTGGTCGAAAACCATAGCTATGCCTTTGAATTGTCTGGTGTTTATGCAACTACTTTCTTTTACTTGCTTTGTGCAGGGCCAGGGCGCATTTCACTGGCAGCAAGGAACAAAGCCAAAGCAAATTCAGTCAGAATGAAACTCATCAAGGAAATCAACAAAGTCAAAATATAGGCAAACAAATTGGCTCGATATTAACTTTGATTATTACTAACTTAATGCAAGAAGTGGCGCTTTCCCGTCAACACCATTGCCAGACCAAAATCATCGCAAACAGCGATTGAATCTGCATCACGCTTGCTCCCACCAGGCTGGATTACGGCACAGATGCCATGGTTAGCCGCCAAACGCACCGTGTCATCAAAGGGGAAGAAGCCATCACTAGCCAAAACAGCTCCCCTGGCTTGATCGCCAGCTGCCTCAAGGGCTAGTCGCGCCGAGCCGACTCGGTTCATCTGGCCCGCTCCAACTCCGAGACTCTGGCCAGCACGAGCCACCACGATGGCGTTAGAGCGCACATGTCTCACCAGGCGCCATGCAAAGGTGAGATCCGCGTTTTCTTCAGCATTAGGCGAGCGTTTGCTGGCCACAGTCCAACTGGTGGGATCAATCGATTGATCGTCTTGGTCCTGCACCAACACCCCGCCGAGGATGGTGCGAATGTGATCACGACCAGCCGCATCAATGGCACCTGGTGCCAGTTCCAACAAACGTAAGTTGGCCTTGGTGGCAAGGATTTCCCGAGCTTCTGGTTCAAAGCCTGGTGCCACAACACACTCCAAGAACAAACTGGTGAGCTCCCGAGCAGTCGTGGCATCCACCAATCCATTCAGAGCCACGATCCCTCCAAATGCACTCACCCGATCCGCATCCAAGGCACGGCTTAAGGCCGACGCCACGCCAGTGCCAATCGCGACGCCACAAGGGTTGGTGTGCTTAACCACCACGGCAGCATCTTGAACAGCTTGTTGAGCG from Prochlorococcus marinus str. MIT 9313 includes these protein-coding regions:
- a CDS encoding MraY family glycosyltransferase, whose product is MTLASSPFAFATASFVIAAVLTTLVVPLVRALGLHLGLTDQPDSRKQHSTPMVRLGGIAMVLGFGLALAVTWGLGGFGLLAPAKDQLIWSTLAGALCFFVIGLADDLFVLSPWPRLAGQVAVAFAMWTQGVRIGTIELPWLGEGSSLIALPDLLSLAATLVWLVGITNAINWLDGLDGLAAGVAGIAAVGLVSVSFSLHQVAAGFLAAALAGCCLGFLRHNFNPARIFMGDGGSYFLGFTLAAISIVGPAKGLTTVSLLLPLLILSLPLADMSAVIMGRLREGRSPFYPDRRHLHHRLLRAGFSHRRTVLLIYVFTQWLAALALVVANAEMRFLWLALATAILVATVVISRRQRSAEGVFVDPSSPLAAPSDPRAYRDGHG
- a CDS encoding 2TM domain-containing protein: MPIRWYGNADTTDPTYQHFARIVNFTLHAMAFAAFNSGLWFIQQMRHPWPHLDWFSEIWLAGLFIHLAFVVVKRPKAKTTEEQA
- a CDS encoding 4-hydroxy-3-methylbut-2-enyl diphosphate reductase, producing the protein MDTQAFKRSLHHSERYNRRGFGRANEVASNLEKAYQSSLIGSIRDNGYVLQHGRLQVKLAEAFGFCWGVERAVAMAYETRRHYPSERIWITNEIIHNPSVNEHLREMDVLFIHAEGGVKDFSCVNDGDVVILPAFGATVQEMELLHERGCHIIDTTCPWVSKVWHTVEKHKKQEFTSIIHGKVKHEETLATSSFAGTYLVVLDLDEAQLVADYILGQGDRAAFMKRFAKACSANFDPDQDLQRLGVANQTTMLKSETEEIGRLFERTMLRKYGPIELNKHFLSFNTICDATEERQQAMFSLVDEPLDLLVVIGGFNSSNTTHLQEIAISRGIRSFHIDTPERIGDNNSIQHKPLGEDLFIESNFLPAGSVSVGITSGASTPDRVVEHVIQKLIDLTSG
- the murJ gene encoding murein biosynthesis integral membrane protein MurJ, which codes for MGRSLKRIALVVTVGTLLSKVGGLVRQLVIAAAFGVGAAYDAYNYAYVLPGFLLILLGGINGPFHSAMVSVLSRRPRQESAHVLAALNTMVSAALLLLTALLVLAANPLITLVGPGLSPELHRIAVVQLQVMAPMALLAGLIGLGFGSLNAADEFWIPAVSPIMSSLALVVGVGVLWWQVGTNIGSMQFALRGGIVLALATLVGALLQWLIQLPALIRQGLTKMKLVWDWHHPGVREVWQVMGPATLSSGMLQINVFTDLFFASGILGAAAGLGYANLLVQTPLGLISNALLVPLLPTFARLTAQEDRPALVTRIRQGLMLSTASMVPLGAMFVALGTPIVALVYERGAFDAQAASLVSGLLMAYGVGMPAYLARDLLVRVFYALGDGTTPFRLSTAGIGLNVVFDWLLVGGPTPWGPQLPFNFGATGLVLATVAINLLTCAALLVGLHSRLGGLPLQRWAFDGVKVLWAGLAAGFAAWALATLMQWPQDLLGLLIEVCLSVITGLAVFALISISLGVAEVRELARELRYRVIPR
- a CDS encoding DUF1997 domain-containing protein — protein: MPPLSIPADQYLRLSDKSQVRCYRSHFSDRMEMLAPPKNVAAYLDHHQGWFQRCAAPMEVKALDDQSYLLTLGRFGNFGFEVEPCIGLKLLPQQQGLYQIINVDLTHQDLPLCDHYDVDFKAGLKLEPSETEASNTVQQTTIVNWDLDLSVWIQLPKVITLLPDGLVQTSGDQLLRQVVRQISRRLTWKVQEDFHATHGLTCPPRRHAAF
- the glyA gene encoding serine hydroxymethyltransferase; translated protein: MTDRFLASINAALTDSDPAIAGLIDQERQRQETHLELIASENFTSQAVMQAQGSVLTNKYAEGLPHKRYYGGCEHVDAIEELAIERAQRLFGAAWANVQPHSGAQANFAVFLALLQPGDTIMGMDLSHGGHLTHGSPVNVSGKWFKVVHYGVERDSQQLDMEAVRQLALKERPQLIICGYSAYPRTIDFAAFRSIADEVGAYLLADMAHIAGLVAAGVHPSPIAHCDVVTTTTHKTLRGPRGGLILCRDADFGRKFDKAVFPGSQGGPLEHVIAAKAVALGEALQPEFQVYSCQVVANAQVLAGRIQERGIAVVSGGTDNHLVLLDLRSIGMTGKVADLLVSEVNITANKNTVPFDPESPFVTSGLRLGTAALTTRGFDDEAFREVADVIADRLLKPQDESIKAQCLERVRQLCGRFPLYRDVLQPALA
- a CDS encoding ammonium transporter, which translates into the protein MTTAPLPRSRRRTVRLQEASLLEGPMLLLRSIRGFSSNRSLTWLACVPLALFGLGLFNLSAHAAEMPELNAAFLANNLWLLVATILVIFMNAGFAMVEAGMCRQKNAVNILAKNLFVFALAVSSYWFIGYSLMYGDPVSAGWLYFNGLFFDPAVTPELISEAGLVPSVDFLFQAAFAGTAATIVSGLVAERVKFGEFVVFSLVLTGFIYPIAGSWEWNGGWLNTAFGEGVEFIDFAGSSIVHSVGAWAGLVGAMLLGPRIGKFVGGKAQAIPGHNMSIATLGALILWIGWYGFNPGSQLAMDQWVPYVAVTTTLAAAGGAIGATIISTLCSGKPDLTMIINGILAGLVSITAGCGNLTLVGAWVAGLIGGFIVVFSVSALDSLGIDDPVGAFSVHGICGIWGTLVIGLWGFDIQGDGSALGLFVGGGASQLWAQFVGCAAYAIWTVVTCWIAWSVIGALFGGIRVTEAEEIEGLDIGEHGMEAYPDFASAGN
- a CDS encoding DUF3181 family protein: MTIDPADLKELQLSLADRIYLQIASWHLYLGDAGLAENLAIECSVRLNEGANVAARQALESVQVPLGGGSTRLPLARLIPASQLRDLEEILEPYCR
- the sfsA gene encoding DNA/RNA nuclease SfsA, producing MTKAIPEGLLGSPLLTFPPLDEGILVKRYKRFLADVELVSGEIVTAHCANTGPMTGVLHPGGRVRIRHAPSPKRKLAWTWEQAEAPSAQGGLCWVGINTALANSLIRAAIEAGHLKQVLGPIAAIRAEVTYGSNRRSRIDLFLTPDANCSDTRPIYLEVKNTTWIEDSLALFPDTVTERGQKHLKELIGVLPESRAVLVPCLSRHDVQAFAPGDSADPRYGELFRLALTAGVEVIPCCFGFHLDKITWEGLRPTKTTQS
- a CDS encoding competence/damage-inducible protein A, whose amino-acid sequence is MAEASARHGVEILCIGTELLLGNILNSNARWLAEELAALGLPHYRQTVVGDNVERLKESVLEAVDRSRILITTGGLGPTPDDLTTETLAAAFDTPLEERPELWFEIQAKLTAGGSISAISNRKQALFPRGAEILPNPSGTAPGMIWCPRPGFTVLTFPGVPSEMKQMWSQTAVPWLRQHGGLADIFVSRLLRFTGIAESTLAEEVADLLEQGNPTVAPYAGLGEVKLRITARGATVEQARQLLDPVDAALRHRTGLFCYGSDDESLASVVLDLLRQRGETVVVAESCTGGGVGAALAAVPRASEVFLGGVIAYSNAIKQALLGISTDLLHQHGAVSDPVVRAMAEGARQRLGADWSIAVSGVAGPGGGTHAKPVGLVHIAVAGPHGCDASPVQFGVRRGRLAIQELSVVRSLDQLRRLLLDGS